Genomic window (Cetobacterium somerae ATCC BAA-474):
TTTATGGTATTCCCATCGCTGTTGTAACAGAATGGTTTTCTGAAAAAAAAGGATTTGCTGTTGGTTTAACACTACTAGGTTTTGGACTTTCACCTTTTTTAACAGCTCCTATAGCAGGAGAATTAATAATTAAATTTGGAGTTCTTTCAACTTTTAAAATTTTAGGAATTTTATTTTCTATAATTTTAACATTTTTATCTTTATTTTTAAAATTTCCTAATAAAGATAAAAATCAATATATCAGTAATACAGCTAGTAATATAGATGAATTTAAGCCTAAAGAAATGTTAAAAACATCAAAATTTTACGCTTTATGGATATGTTATATGATTGGAACCTTCTGCGGACTTATGATTATTGGTATTTCAAGCTCTTATGCACAAGAAGTTATCGGTATAACACCTTTAAAAGCTGCATTTTTCACATCTTTCTTTGCATTATTTAATGGAGTTGGAAGACCTTTATTTGGAGCAATAACAGATAAATTAGGATCAAAAAATGCAATTACATTATCATATTTATCAATAATTTTTGCCGGAATAGTTTCATTAGTTTTTAAATCTAATATTA
Coding sequences:
- a CDS encoding MFS transporter, which gives rise to MSILGSVLIGLAWILAGFAKSIEFIILTYGFLGGIGVGIVYGIPIAVVTEWFSEKKGFAVGLTLLGFGLSPFLTAPIAGELIIKFGVLSTFKILGILFSIILTFLSLFLKFPNKDKNQYISNTASNIDEFKPKEMLKTSKFYALWICYMIGTFCGLMIIGISSSYAQEVIGITPLKAAFFTSFFALFNGVGRPLFGAITDKLGSKNAITLSYLSIIFAGIVSLVFKSNIIAFSLAFSIIWLNLGGWLAIAPASTVNIFGKNYYTANYGLLFTAYGIGAVTQGFISGYFKETFGSYIYIFYPIIISCVLGLIISRIFINNK